The Caldisericum sp. genome contains the following window.
ATAAGCACCCCAGCAAAGTGTCCATTATAAGAAAGTTCTGTTTTTATACCAAAAGGTCCCTCCCAGTACTTTGAGACCTTCAGGGAATCAAGAGGAACCCTTTCGATCAAATGCCCTACTTTTCTCCCTTTATAGGTGAGAACAATCTTCCTTCCTTTTTCAACTAACTCAACCTTCTTCAAAATCTCGTGAACACAAGCATCAAGACCCTCAATTGTTATAGTGTGGGAAAAAAGTTCTCTAACGCACTCCTCGTCAATCATAACTCCCTCCACCTCCTTTGAATATCACAAACTCACTCCTATTGCATATCCATCTCTTACTGCCTCAACTATCTTTGATACTCTCACCGCATCGCCAACTCTATAAGTAGGCACATCAAGTGGTTCAAAAGATGCAGGCTTTCCTCCAAAGGCAATTACAAAGACATCAAAATTAATTTCCTCAACATTCCCTGATCTCTCATACTTAACGCTGTTTTCGGATAGTGCCATAATCTTAGATTTAGTCATAATCTCAACATTATTTTCTCTAAGTTCTCTTATAAGGAACTTTCTGCTTAATGTTTCCATCCCGATTGCTACATCATCCAGCATTTCAACTATTGTGACTTTATTACCATTCTTTGCAAGATACAATGCAGTTTCACACCCTATGAGCCCTCCCCCACCGACTACAACATTCTTTCCTGAAATTTTTTCTTTTGTTAACACATCCTTATACAGGAAAACATTTGGACCATCAATTCCAGGAACTTTAGGGATTAGTGGGTCAGAACCAATCGCAAGGACTACAGCATCAGGAGATTCACTCATAATCAATTCCCTGTCAACTTTTATGCCGAGCCTAACATCTATCTTTAGTCTTTCGACTTCGCCTTTATAAAAATCGACAAGCCATTTTATCTTTTCTTTGTTTGGAGGAATTGCTGCAAGATTCAATGCCCCGCCAATTTTATTCTCTTTATCAAAAAGGACAACCTTATGTCCTCTTAGAGTAAGGATTCTCGAAGCCTCCAATCCTGCAGGTCCAGCCCCGACAACTACAACTTTCTTACTTTGTAATGCAGGAATAAGTTTCTCATATGACTCGCTTTTCCCTACATTTGGATTTACGCCGCATCTTATTGCCGTTCCAAGGACATGTCTTGACATAATGCACTCTGAACATCCAATACATTTTCTTATAGAATCTTCCTGCCCATACATTGCCTTTATAGGCCAATCAGGGTCAGCAATGAGAGTCCTTCCAAGCGCAACAAAATCCGAAACACCATCCTCTATCAATTTTTCTGCTACATCTGGCTCTCGTATCACACCAACTGCAACAACAGGCACTTTTACACCTTTATCTTTTAAAACCTTTGCAAATTCTGCACGCCACGCCTGCGGATAACCCATTGGCTCTAATCTTTTCTCTTTATCACCCAATCCAACATCTGCATGCAAAAAGATGTACCCATATTCTTCAAACTTCTTTGCTATAAGATAACCTTCGTCTTCAGGTTTTATACCACCATTAATGAACTCTATAACTCCCAATCTTGCAGATACAGGAAAGTCTTTCCCGCACAACTCTTTTATTTTATCAATTACTAATTTTGCAAATCTTGTTCTGTTTTCAAGTGACCCGCCAAATTCATCCGTTCTTGTATTGGTTAGTGGTGAATAGAATTGCTCTACCAAAAGACCATGCGCTGCCTCTATTTCAACACCATCAAAACCAGATTTCCTTGCAACAAGTGCAGCACGAGCAAACTTTTCTGCAACAGATTCAATTTCATCTATTGAAAGCACATGAGGATGGACACCATCAGGTCTCAATGGCACATCCGATGGTGCGTAGACAGGTAAATGGACACCAAAAAGCCCCTGATGAGTAAGTTCAATAAAAGCAAGGGCTCCATACTTGTGAATTTCCTCGGTTAATCTGCTTAAACCTGCTATATATTCTTCCTTATCAAGTCTTGGTTGAGTCCTTCCTTCCATTGTTACAGGATACTCAATACATGCGTTTTCAACAGTCACTATGCCCGCCCCACCTCTTGCACGTCTTCCATAATGATAGATAAAGTCATCCGTTACTTCCCCTGTAGTAGATGCAAGATTTGTAGACACTGGGGGGAATATGATTCTGTTCNNNNNNNNNNNNNNNNNNNNNNNNNNNNNNNNNNNNNNNNNNNNNNNNNNNNNNNNNNNNNNNNNNNNNNNNNNNNNNNNNNNNNNNNNNNNNNNNNNNNGGCATAGTTGCCGCAGGGATTGCAACCATCGGCGAAAATGCCGTTGTTGCAATAGCAATTGCCGTGCCATTATTCTTTCCAGTGCTTGTAAAAACAACAGCCATATTGTCTTCATATGTTAAATTCAGCTTTTTGTTAATCCATGTAAATAGAACAAGAGAAGTCGCAATGAATATAGCATTTGGAACAAGCAAAAATAGGACGGTTTGCCATTTATCGATAATCATCGTTGCCTTAGAAAAGAAAATAACAAAAACAATTCCATACATTGCAATTAGAGACAACGAGGGAAATAAAGGCTGTAGCTTTTTGAAGCCTTTTTCTCCTAGCCATTTAATCAATAAAATACGAGTTAAGTAACCCAGAATCATTGGAGCAATCAACACAGTTACAATAGATTTTAACATATCATTGATTGGTACAGGAATATGATAATTATGTGCAAAAACCATCATCCAAGAAGGCAGGGCAACAATAGCAAGTACAAAGCTTAAAGCAACGATTATAGTTGCAAGCTCAATATTCCCATCTGAAAGCCCGGTGTATCCGATTGCCATACTTGAACAAGGCACTACCATTACAAGTAAAAAGCCTATAGAAAGCATTGGGTCCCCGTGCAAAAGCAATTTAACAAGCAACCACCCGAAAAGGGGTGCCCATACAAAGTTATATATCACAGAAAGCAAAATTGCTTTTAAGTTTTTGGAGGCTTTTGCAAGAGCTTCCAATTTAAGATTAATCATCATCGGATAAATAATCAAGAAAACCATAACAGTTGTAAGGCTCGATACCATAGACTGGTTAGCTTTGATCCAGGAAGCACTTGGCTTACCAATTAAAATACCCAAAATCATTGCACCAGTTACATACAAAAGTAGCCATTTGTTTAAATGTTCTTGAAGTTTTTTCATATTTTTACTTTCTCCTTTCATTTTATAATCTGTTACTATAAACCGCCAAACTTTAATTTAAACTTTAAACTCAAAAAACACTACCCTTAACTAAAATTGGGCGATTTTGCATCACTTTAAAAAGATTTTTATACATTAAATATACGTTTAATTAAATAAATCTTCACAGGTATGAATATTTTTACACTGCTGGTTTTGGCACGCAGCAAAGCCCAGAAAGGATCTGAGCAACCTCCTCAAGCAACTCTCCGGGAATTCCTATAAGCGTTTCCTCATTTGTAAACTGAGAGCGAATCC
Protein-coding sequences here:
- a CDS encoding FAD-dependent oxidoreductase, coding for NRIIFPPVSTNLASTTGEVTDDFIYHYGRRARGGAGIVTVENACIEYPVTMEGRTQPRLDKEEYIAGLSRLTEEIHKYGALAFIELTHQGLFGVHLPVYAPSDVPLRPDGVHPHVLSIDEIESVAEKFARAALVARKSGFDGVEIEAAHGLLVEQFYSPLTNTRTDEFGGSLENRTRFAKLVIDKIKELCGKDFPVSARLGVIEFINGGIKPEDEGYLIAKKFEEYGYIFLHADVGLGDKEKRLEPMGYPQAWRAEFAKVLKDKGVKVPVVAVGVIREPDVAEKLIEDGVSDFVALGRTLIADPDWPIKAMYGQEDSIRKCIGCSECIMSRHVLGTAIRCGVNPNVGKSESYEKLIPALQSKKVVVVGAGPAGLEASRILTLRGHKVVLFDKENKIGGALNLAAIPPNKEKIKWLVDFYKGEVERLKIDVRLGIKVDRELIMSESPDAVVLAIGSDPLIPKVPGIDGPNVFLYKDVLTKEKISGKNVVVGGGGLIGCETALYLAKNGNKVTIVEMLDDVAIGMETLSRKFLIRELRENNVEIMTKSKIMALSENSVKYERSGNVEEINFDVFVIAFGGKPASFEPLDVPTYRVGDAVRVSKIVEAVRDGYAIGVSL
- a CDS encoding arsenic resistance protein produces the protein MKKLQEHLNKWLLLYVTGAMILGILIGKPSASWIKANQSMVSSLTTVMVFLIIYPMMINLKLEALAKASKNLKAILLSVIYNFVWAPLFGWLLVKLLLHGDPMLSIGFLLVMVVPCSSMAIGYTGLSDGNIELATIIVALSFVLAIVALPSWMMVFAHNYHIPVPINDMLKSIVTVLIAPMILGYLTRILLIKWLGEKGFKKLQPLFPSLSLIAMYGIVFVIFFSKATMIIDKWQTVLFLLVPNAIFIATSLVLFTWINKKLNLTYEDNMAVVFTSTGKNNGTAIAIATTAFSPMVAIPAATMP